The Bacillus sp. Y1 genome has a window encoding:
- a CDS encoding cobalamin-binding protein, with amino-acid sequence MKLISICPSNTEIVAYLGLTSSLIGVDDYSDWPEEIKELPRLGPDLNINMDKVEELQPDLVLASLTVPGMERNIEELEKRNIPYVIVPNPTTLQEVADSLLFVGKATNSIEKATIAYEKFTSKIRDYKALSKKVEIPKTIYWEWWSKPVFTPGASNWLTEISQLAGGHNIFSDRREASVQTDWDEVRRRNPDVISVVWVGVQKEKVNPKVILKRPEWDQMDAIKNQQLYILDEPLFCRPSPRLLLGLEKIAPILHPNIYPALEEE; translated from the coding sequence TTGAAACTGATTTCTATTTGTCCAAGCAACACCGAAATTGTGGCTTATTTAGGATTAACTTCTTCATTAATTGGAGTCGATGACTATTCTGACTGGCCCGAGGAGATTAAAGAGTTACCGAGATTAGGGCCGGATCTTAACATAAATATGGATAAGGTCGAAGAATTACAACCAGATTTAGTGTTAGCCTCCCTCACTGTCCCTGGAATGGAACGTAATATTGAAGAGTTAGAGAAACGTAATATCCCTTATGTAATCGTTCCTAATCCAACAACCCTACAAGAGGTAGCTGATTCCTTATTGTTTGTTGGAAAAGCAACAAACTCCATAGAAAAAGCCACCATAGCCTACGAGAAGTTTACTTCTAAAATTAGAGACTACAAGGCTCTAAGCAAGAAGGTTGAAATTCCTAAAACGATCTACTGGGAGTGGTGGTCGAAACCAGTATTCACCCCAGGGGCAAGCAATTGGTTAACCGAAATCAGTCAGCTAGCTGGTGGACACAATATTTTTTCGGACCGCAGGGAAGCGAGTGTTCAGACCGATTGGGACGAAGTTCGCAGAAGAAACCCTGATGTCATTTCAGTAGTTTGGGTCGGAGTACAAAAAGAGAAAGTGAACCCTAAGGTCATCCTAAAACGCCCTGAATGGGATCAGATGGATGCAATCAAAAATCAGCAACTATACATACTAGATGAGCCATTGTTTTGCAGACCTTCCCCAAGATTACTACTGGGGTTGGAAAAGATTGCCCCTATTTTACACCCAAATATTTACCCAGCCCTCGAAGAGGAATAA
- a CDS encoding PQQ-dependent sugar dehydrogenase, whose product MKKILITLTAILFVSGCTGDNELLNENEASEAVARQAEVIATDLNIPWNITKYNQTFYLSQRAGSIIKVDGENGSKTMQEVDVTKDVLHIGEGGLLGFILSPNFESNQEAYAYHTYEENGEVLNRIVVLRLNQNTWRETSVILEGIPGGRIHNGGRIKIGPDGKLYATAGDAGNSNNAQNVSSLAGKILRMELDGSIPNDNPINNSYVYSYGHRNPQGLAWDNSGKLYSSEHGQSAHDEINQIEPGKNYGWPVIEGDEKASNMVSPLFHTGEETWAPSGIEIKNGNIYVATLRGESIRVVDLAGEKTETAFEGAGRMRDIFIEGNALYSVTNNRDGRGNPREGDDRLFRLTIQ is encoded by the coding sequence GTGAAAAAGATCCTGATCACATTAACGGCAATCCTCTTTGTTTCGGGTTGTACAGGAGATAATGAATTATTGAATGAGAATGAAGCAAGTGAAGCCGTTGCAAGGCAGGCTGAGGTGATTGCGACTGATCTAAATATTCCTTGGAATATTACCAAATACAATCAAACCTTTTATTTAAGTCAACGTGCGGGAAGTATTATTAAAGTGGACGGAGAAAATGGTTCGAAAACGATGCAAGAGGTGGATGTTACAAAAGATGTCCTTCATATTGGAGAAGGAGGGCTTTTGGGTTTCATTCTTTCTCCAAATTTTGAAAGCAACCAGGAAGCATATGCTTACCATACATATGAAGAAAATGGAGAAGTATTGAACCGTATAGTCGTTCTCCGGCTTAATCAAAATACATGGCGAGAAACTTCCGTGATCCTTGAAGGAATTCCTGGCGGGAGAATTCATAATGGTGGCCGAATCAAAATTGGACCTGACGGCAAATTGTATGCAACTGCTGGAGATGCAGGGAATTCCAATAACGCTCAAAACGTCAGTAGCTTAGCAGGGAAAATTTTACGTATGGAATTAGATGGCTCCATTCCTAATGATAATCCAATCAATAATTCATACGTATATTCATATGGACATAGAAATCCTCAAGGTTTAGCGTGGGATAATAGTGGAAAGCTTTATAGCTCTGAACATGGGCAGTCGGCACATGATGAAATTAATCAAATTGAACCCGGGAAAAACTATGGGTGGCCCGTGATTGAGGGCGACGAAAAAGCTTCAAATATGGTTTCTCCATTATTCCATACCGGAGAGGAAACATGGGCACCATCTGGAATTGAAATAAAAAACGGGAATATATATGTTGCGACCTTACGGGGCGAAAGTATTCGAGTAGTCGACTTAGCTGGTGAAAAAACGGAAACCGCTTTTGAAGGTGCCGGAAGAATGCGGGATATTTTTATTGAAGGAAATGCGTTATATTCCGTCACCAATAATCGCGATGGAAGAGGAAATCCTCGGGAAGGTGACGATCGATTATTTAGGTTAACAATACAGTAG
- a CDS encoding IS3 family transposase: MTKYSEQFKLALVREYQEGKLGYYLLAKKHGIKSSTAIKNWVKVYEKYGMEGLMLKKHNDVYSVQFKLDVLDYMKNTGASVMNTALKFGLTNPPLITTWKKVYLEGGLEALDKPKGWPSMSDKPKNRKNKKTTEEKELTYEQNYGYRRIQLELKNRGFKVNHKKVQRLMRKRGLKGDKFRLKSRKYSSYKGTTGTVAKNLINRRFHTNVCHQKLATDITEFKCSDGLKLYLNPIMDMFNGEILSFGIGMRPTLELALTPLEEALEIVIDSKFRTTIHTDQGWHYQHNKWVKTLKENKVFQSMSRKGNCLDNSPMENFFGLMKQEMYYGEPLYSYEELEKRIEEYIHYYNYKRIKQKLAGMSPVQYRVHTSQIAA, encoded by the coding sequence ATGACTAAATATAGCGAACAATTTAAATTAGCATTAGTTAGAGAATATCAAGAAGGAAAACTGGGTTATTATCTGTTGGCTAAAAAGCATGGTATAAAAAGCAGTACAGCAATTAAAAACTGGGTGAAAGTATACGAAAAGTACGGGATGGAGGGGTTAATGCTGAAGAAACACAATGACGTTTACTCTGTTCAATTTAAATTGGATGTATTAGACTATATGAAAAATACAGGTGCTTCTGTAATGAATACTGCACTCAAATTTGGACTAACAAACCCTCCATTAATCACAACTTGGAAAAAGGTTTATTTAGAGGGAGGTCTAGAAGCGCTGGATAAGCCGAAAGGGTGGCCCTCTATGTCTGATAAACCAAAGAACAGAAAAAATAAAAAAACTACTGAAGAAAAAGAACTAACATACGAGCAAAATTATGGTTATCGTCGTATTCAATTAGAATTGAAAAACCGTGGGTTCAAAGTGAATCATAAGAAGGTTCAACGCCTAATGAGAAAACGTGGACTTAAAGGAGATAAGTTCAGATTAAAATCACGTAAGTACAGCTCTTATAAAGGAACGACGGGAACTGTTGCCAAGAACCTTATTAATCGCCGCTTTCATACAAACGTGTGCCATCAAAAACTAGCCACAGATATTACTGAATTTAAGTGTTCAGACGGTTTGAAGCTGTATTTAAATCCCATTATGGATATGTTCAATGGTGAAATTCTTTCTTTTGGGATAGGTATGCGTCCTACCTTAGAATTAGCTCTCACCCCCCTTGAGGAAGCTTTAGAAATAGTAATAGATTCAAAGTTTAGAACTACTATACATACTGATCAGGGGTGGCATTATCAACATAATAAGTGGGTAAAAACACTGAAGGAAAACAAGGTGTTCCAGAGTATGTCTCGGAAAGGAAACTGTTTAGATAATTCGCCAATGGAGAACTTCTTCGGGTTAATGAAACAAGAAATGTATTATGGGGAACCACTTTACTCATATGAGGAATTAGAAAAGAGAATAGAAGAATATATTCATTATTATAATTACAAGCGCATAAAGCAAAAATTGGCAGGCATGAGCCCGGTACAATACCGTGTCCATACCAGCCAAATCGCTGCTTAA
- a CDS encoding DEAD/DEAH box helicase: MNIRLNHKIIKDMCGAVSFKRGDSFYRADRVTFQSYHHQGCEATVTGAEDFKVKVDVDHGDFQTTCSCPTLPSFKNECQHIAAVLLAIYDYQKKGTVPFIPSEHSNANQELTDGLLTLFAHQPKRSSGHQLHFENRQVVEAAFTCKIISVMDKEMLGMELTIHSIPVQDIRDFFEKMKNGIPIPLSATFTYDPSVHCFQRETDTVIHQLVQVTHDEKVHGAIHNTQMLLITPTSWERLLPFLVKAPHVSLQVDEYTYSGIRLSKRTLPLQFDVTDVKGGGYQLKVQGLDQILVLNSYGLVLAKGEMYQIPYEDIDRLVEMKQMLANTKSGSIPIPKDQFDFFLEKVVPGLKKLGNVQISSTVSNQLFQTPLIAKLYLDRVSNRLLAGLEFHYENIVINPLESHQQQARFIAARDVGKEQAILKLMEESSFATTDSGYVLHNEELEYEFLYHVVPKLQKLVQIYATTAVRNRLFKENVHPKIRIKMKKERTNWLEFKFEMEGMAEKEIRAVLAALEEKRKYYRLKNGSLLSLETREFEEIDRFLKTLPVQPEDWESELNLPVVRGLQLLDGDSKVFKFEESFRQFLDTIQNPGEMKFEVPKPVEPILHEYQKQGYQWMKTLAHFGFGGILADDMGLGKTLQSISFILSELATIRDKKLPVLVVCPSSLTYNWLSEMMKFAPELQAVVMDGTKTERVKLQNDLDGLDVVITSYPLLLKDLTWYQKQSFRVVFFDEAQAFKNPVSQTAKAVRRIQANYRFALTGTPVENSLEELWSIFHVVFPELFLGFKEYSNLTRKQIARRIRPFLLRRMKEEVLSDIPGKMELMESVELLPDQKNLYAAYLAKLKEDTLKHLDKDTIRKNRIKILAGLTRLRQICCHPALFVDGYKGSSSKFEQLMKIVDEARFSGRRVLIFSQFTKMLTLIGRELANQGIPFFYLDGQTPSEERLERCNRFNDGERDIFLISLKAGGTGLNLTGADTVILYDLWWNPAVEEQAADRAHRIGQTNEVQVIKLIARGTIEEKINELQEKKRDLVSEIIDSKRDSTPSLTEDDIREILTM, from the coding sequence ATGAATATACGATTAAATCACAAAATCATAAAAGACATGTGTGGTGCAGTCTCCTTTAAACGAGGAGATTCTTTTTATCGTGCGGATAGAGTAACATTCCAGAGTTATCATCATCAAGGTTGTGAAGCAACGGTTACGGGTGCGGAGGACTTTAAAGTGAAAGTAGACGTGGACCATGGTGATTTTCAAACAACCTGTAGCTGTCCCACGCTACCTTCTTTTAAAAATGAATGTCAGCATATTGCAGCTGTGTTATTAGCGATATATGACTATCAGAAAAAAGGGACGGTCCCTTTTATACCAAGCGAACATAGTAACGCCAATCAGGAATTAACAGATGGGTTATTAACCCTGTTTGCCCATCAGCCAAAGCGGTCGAGTGGACATCAGCTCCATTTTGAAAACCGGCAAGTCGTAGAGGCTGCGTTTACTTGTAAAATCATTTCAGTTATGGATAAAGAGATGCTTGGGATGGAGCTTACTATCCACTCCATTCCAGTCCAAGATATACGAGATTTCTTCGAGAAAATGAAAAACGGGATACCCATACCCCTTTCAGCTACTTTTACTTATGATCCGAGTGTGCATTGTTTCCAAAGGGAAACGGACACGGTGATTCACCAGCTTGTTCAAGTGACCCATGATGAAAAGGTGCATGGTGCTATACATAACACCCAAATGCTATTGATCACACCGACTTCTTGGGAAAGGCTACTCCCTTTTCTTGTAAAGGCCCCACATGTAAGCTTACAGGTTGATGAATACACATATAGTGGAATCAGACTTTCTAAAAGAACGCTTCCTTTACAATTTGATGTAACAGACGTAAAGGGCGGAGGGTATCAACTGAAAGTTCAAGGCTTGGATCAAATCCTTGTGTTGAATTCATACGGACTAGTTTTGGCTAAAGGGGAGATGTACCAAATCCCTTATGAAGATATTGACCGGCTGGTTGAAATGAAACAGATGTTAGCTAATACGAAGTCAGGTAGTATTCCCATTCCAAAGGATCAATTTGATTTTTTCTTGGAAAAAGTGGTTCCGGGTTTGAAAAAGTTGGGGAACGTGCAAATATCATCTACCGTTTCCAATCAACTTTTCCAAACGCCGCTCATAGCAAAGTTGTACCTTGATCGAGTAAGCAATCGACTTCTTGCTGGGCTAGAATTTCATTATGAAAATATCGTGATCAACCCATTAGAAAGTCATCAACAGCAAGCAAGATTTATTGCAGCAAGGGATGTAGGGAAAGAACAAGCGATCCTCAAGTTGATGGAGGAAAGTTCTTTTGCTACCACGGACAGTGGATATGTTCTGCATAATGAGGAATTGGAGTATGAGTTTTTATATCATGTCGTTCCAAAGCTTCAAAAGTTAGTGCAAATATATGCGACGACAGCTGTCAGAAACCGGTTGTTTAAGGAGAATGTTCACCCAAAAATCCGGATTAAAATGAAAAAGGAACGAACCAATTGGCTTGAATTCAAGTTTGAAATGGAGGGCATGGCAGAGAAAGAGATTCGTGCCGTGCTAGCAGCCTTAGAGGAAAAGCGAAAATACTATCGGTTGAAAAATGGGTCTCTGCTCTCGTTAGAAACAAGAGAATTTGAAGAAATTGATCGTTTCCTTAAAACACTTCCTGTCCAACCAGAAGATTGGGAAAGTGAATTAAACCTACCTGTTGTTCGAGGGTTACAGCTCTTAGATGGTGATAGCAAAGTATTTAAGTTTGAAGAGTCCTTTCGTCAATTTTTAGATACTATTCAAAATCCGGGTGAAATGAAGTTTGAGGTGCCAAAACCGGTAGAACCGATTCTCCATGAGTATCAGAAGCAAGGCTATCAATGGATGAAAACTCTCGCCCATTTTGGATTTGGAGGGATTCTTGCAGATGATATGGGACTTGGGAAAACCTTGCAGAGCATTTCATTTATATTGTCGGAGCTTGCTACCATACGTGACAAAAAGCTCCCTGTTCTTGTTGTCTGTCCATCGTCTTTAACCTATAACTGGTTAAGTGAAATGATGAAGTTCGCTCCAGAGCTACAAGCCGTTGTGATGGATGGAACGAAAACGGAACGGGTAAAACTTCAGAATGACCTGGATGGGCTGGACGTTGTGATCACCTCGTATCCATTGTTATTAAAAGATTTGACCTGGTACCAAAAACAATCGTTTCGTGTGGTTTTCTTTGATGAAGCACAAGCCTTTAAAAATCCAGTTTCACAAACAGCGAAAGCCGTGCGAAGGATACAAGCCAATTATCGCTTTGCCCTTACAGGGACTCCGGTGGAAAATTCCTTAGAAGAGCTGTGGTCTATTTTTCATGTTGTGTTTCCTGAACTTTTCCTTGGATTCAAGGAGTACAGCAATCTAACAAGAAAGCAAATTGCTCGCAGGATTCGACCGTTTTTACTTAGAAGAATGAAGGAAGAGGTGCTCTCTGACATTCCTGGGAAAATGGAGTTGATGGAGTCAGTGGAGCTTCTCCCAGATCAGAAGAATTTGTATGCCGCGTATCTTGCCAAACTGAAAGAAGATACGTTAAAGCATTTGGACAAGGACACAATAAGAAAAAATCGGATTAAAATCTTGGCTGGATTAACGAGATTAAGACAGATTTGTTGTCATCCTGCTTTATTTGTAGATGGATATAAAGGAAGTTCGTCAAAATTTGAACAGCTCATGAAGATTGTAGATGAAGCAAGGTTTTCTGGAAGAAGGGTGCTGATTTTTTCCCAGTTTACGAAAATGCTCACTCTGATTGGTAGGGAACTAGCGAATCAAGGGATTCCATTTTTCTACCTTGATGGTCAGACTCCATCGGAAGAACGTCTAGAAAGATGCAATCGATTTAACGATGGCGAACGAGATATTTTTCTTATTTCATTAAAAGCAGGTGGGACGGGACTGAATTTAACAGGGGCGGATACAGTTATTTTATACGACCTTTGGTGGAATCCGGCTGTGGAGGAGCAAGCGGCAGACCGTGCACATCGCATTGGCCAGACGAATGAGGTACAAGTGATTAAGCTGATTGCACGCGGGACCATCGAGGAGAAAATAAATGAACTGCAGGAGAAAAAGAGAGATCTTGTGTCAGAGATTATTGATTCTAAGCGAGATTCTACTCCTTCTCTTACAGAAGATGATATTCGTGAGATATTGACGATGTAA